The genomic DNA GCACCGACGACCGCCGCGAGCACGGCGCGCGGGAAGCGCAGCTCCCACACGATGGTGTAGGAGGGGAGTTGGTCCGGAGCGATGGACCCGCCGGTCAGTCCCGCCCAGAGGTGGTGCAGCGCCTCGGTCCACGAGAGCCCCGACGCCCCGATGCCCGCCCCGCAGGCCAGGGAGACGGGGAGCGCGACGCACAGGCCGGCCACGAGCAGGGGCAGCGGGACGCGCCGGGGTGGTGGGGGGCCCGCCGCGCGCGGTGCGGTGCGGCGGGGCGGGTATGCGGTCGCGGAGCGTGGCCACAGGCGGATCGCTTTCGCCTCGGGCCGTGCGCCTGCGTGATCGAAGGAGCGGGCCCGGGCGCCGGGCGCCGCGCGCAGCACCTCTCGCAGTCCACGGCGATTGACAGGAGCTTCACCACCGCGGGTAATCGGGCTCGCGGGATCCCGTGCGGGACCCCGCCTACCGTTGCGGGTCAGCGCCGGACTTCGACCGGACTTCCCCCACGAGGCGCTTGCAGCTTAGCGTGTGCCGCCGCGCTCCTTCCTCCCGAGCGGGGCGCGGGTTCGCGCCGCCGCGGCGGGGCCGTCCTCAGCGGGCGTCGGCCGTTCGCAGGGTGAGGATGCGCACGGTGCGCTCACCGGTGTGCGCGTCGCGCCCGTGCCAGCAGCGGTAGTTGTCGAGTACGAGGATGTCGCCCTCGGCGAGCCCGAAGCGCGGCAGGGCCGGTTCGAGGGCGTGCACGGACTCCTCGAAACGGGCCAGCATGGCGCGTACCCGGTCGGCGTCCGGGTCACGGTGCAGGGGGGCGGCCCCGTCGGTGCGGCGGGCGATACGGCGGCCGGTGCGGGTGTACTCGACGTGCCGGGCGACACGCGGGGCGGCGGGAAGTCCGCGCAGCCCGGCCCACTCGCCGTACAGGTCGACGTCGGTGCCGGTGAGGAAGTCCAGGAGGGCGGGGTCGGTCGACGCCAGGCCGTCGACGAAGCCGTACGCGTCGGCCGCGAAGGAGTCGCCTCCCGAGGGGGCGGGCCGGACGCACTGGATCAGGACGTGGTCCTCGTCGGGGTGGCGCCGCCTGCCGGGTACGCCGCCGACGTCGACGACGAGGTCGAGGCCGTCGGCGTGCAGGTGGACGGGGGCACCCTCCCGCGAGGTGCGCACGCGGTGCGGGTACAGCTCGCGCAGGCGGCTGCCGAGGGTGCGGGCCGCGGCGGCCGCGAGGGCGTCGGCGGTGTTCTCGTAGCCGGTGAGGACGACGGCTCCGTCCCGGGACAGGAGGGCGCGGGCCTCCCGTTCCCGTTCGCAGGGCACCCGGTCGGGTACGACGCCCGGGGGGACGGGGGAGGCTGGACGGCTGGGCGGTGGGATTGGAGGAGTACATGGCCCGAGCTTGCCGCATCAGGCGGCGTTCCGGGGTTTCCTCCCGGTTCGGGGCGGTGTTTCGGGTTCACGGGGAGGGGCGGGTGCCGGTCGCGGGGACGGCGGCCGGTGCGGTGGAGAGCGGGTCGGTGCCGGACCGCCGCGCGGCCCCGGGTCGCGGGCGCGTCCCGGACCGGAAGGCGCGGCCTGGCGCCGGAGGTCCGCCCGCCCCGAGGTCAGGGGGGAGCCGCCCCGAGGTCAGAGGCTCGCCGTGGAGACGACGTACACGCGGGGAGCCTCGGGGTCGGTCAGGTCGACGGTGATGTCCCGGGTCGGCCGGGGCCGGTCCCGGCGGTGGGTGGTGCCGGACCAGCGGCGGTCGGGCGGGAACGTCCAGCCGACGACACCGGCGTCGCGGCGGTCGACGGTGACGCGGCCGGCTTCGAGCTCGGCGCGGCCGGTGCCGCTGTCGCGGAGGAACGCGTCGAGCCCTGGGCCGGTGGTGGTGAACTGGACGTACAGCCGGCTCGACTTCCAGTTGCTGGTCTCGAAGTAGGCCACGTCCCGGGACTGGGCCGGGATCGGCACCTCGAAGATCCGGCGCTTCATCTTGGACGGCCAGCTGTCCCGGAGGCCGCTGGCGGAGGACTCGGCCGCCTTGTCGCGACCGCTGGAGCGGCTCTGCTCGGCGGAGACCGCCAGGTAGCCGGCGGGGATGCCGATGAGCAGGATGATGACGAGGGCGGTGAACCAGCGGCGGCGGACCGTCTGGGCACGGGTCTCGCCCGCCGGGCCGGGAGCGGTCCGGGCCGGGGCGGGCGCGGTCGGGGCGGTGCCGTTGCGGTTCTCGATGGGGTTCATGCTCCTGGTTCCTCGGTGGTGTTCCCGGGGCCGCGGGCGCCGCCGGCGCGGAGGGCCCGCGCGTACCTCTCGTACCGCTCGTAGCGCTCGACGCGGCGCCGGTTGGCGCGGCGGAAGCGGCGGGCGACCAGCCGGGCGAGGTCGGCGGCCCCGACCATGCCCGCCTCGGGACCCAGCTCCGCCTTGACGATGCGGGCCTCGGGGCGGTAGCCGCGGCCGGTGAGGTGGCGGCGGAAGGCGTCCCTGGCAGGGTCGATGAGCAGGTCGTCGGCGGCGCTGACCCCGCCGCCGACGACGAAGCAGGACGGGTCGAGGGCGGCGGCGAGGGAGGCGAGGCCGATGCCGAGCCACTGGCCGACGTCCTGGAGCAGCTCGACGCACATGGCGTCGCCCTCGCGGGCCAGCTCGGTGACGAGGGGGCCGGTGATGTCGGGGATGTCACCCCGGACGCGTTCGATGAGGGCGTGGGCGACCGGCGAGTCGGCGGCGGCGAGCTCGCGGGCCTCGCGGACCAGGGCGTTGCCGGAGCTGTACTGCTCCCAGCAGCCGCGGTTGCCGCACGGGCAGCGGTGGCCGCCGGGGACGACCCGCATGTGGCCGAACTCGCCGGCGACGCCGTACTCGCCGCGCTTGAGACGGCCGTCCTCCAGGACGCCGCCGCCGATTCCGGTGCCGAGGGTGATCATGACGAGGTGGTTCTCGCCGCGGCCGGCGCCGAAGCGCCACTCGGCCCAGGCGGCGGCGTTGGCGTCGTTGTCGATCACCACGGGGACGGGGAGCCGGGCCTGGAGGGAGTCGCGCAGGGGTTCGTTGCGCCAAGCCAGGTGCGGGGCGAAGAGGATTCGGCTGCGGTCGGCGTCGACCCAGCCGGCGGCGCCGATGCCGACGGCGTGGACGTCGTGCCGGTCGGACAGGTCCAGGACGAGTTCGACGATGGTGTCCTCGACGACCCCGGGGCTCTTGGACTTGTCGGGCGTCTCGACGCGGATCTTCTCCAGGACGGAGCCGTCCGCGTCGACGACCCCCGCCAGCACCTTCGTGCCGCCGATGTCGATGCCGACCGTGGGGACCCGGGGAGCGGCCGGGTGGGAGCGCCGCCCGCGGCTGCCGACGGCGCGCGGGAGGGGGCCGCGTTCCGCGGCGCGACGGGTGTCGCGGTGCGTGCTCACGGGTCCTGTCGTCCCTGCCTGTCGGTGGGCCGGGCGCGCTGCGGTCCGGCGGCGGGCGGCGCCCGCCACCGTCGATTCTGCCAGGAGCGGGCGCCCGGCCGGTTCACGTCGGGGCGGCGGTGTCCCCGGTGCGGCCGCCGGCCGCGACTCCGCGCCCGGACGGGACGAAGCGGCGGTCGACGGGACCGGCGCGGCGGGCGCGGGGCGAGTCTCGGGTGATGGGAGCACGCCGGGACCGGTGCCGAGGCCGGGTGCGGCCGGACGGCGCGGGGTGGCGGAGGCGGAGGCGGAGGCGGGGTGGCGGAGGGAGGCGGCCCGGGCAGCGCGGACGGAGGCGACGCTGCCAGGGCGGACGAGGGCGGCGCGGGACCGGGCGGACGGGAACCGTACCGTATTGACGGAGTGCCCTCGTTCTGCAGGTGCCGTATGCCTGTTTCCGGCGGGATGAACGGGGGTCACTGAGGCGGTGAGTCCGGGAGCCGCGCGGGCCCATCCGTGGAAGAAACGGACCACGGCACAGGTCCGTGATCGGCGGCGAAAGTGAGAGTCACCTGTGGGGCGACGTCAGTGGGCCCCGGGTCGTGTCCCGGAGCGTCTGCGGTGATGAAGGCGTGCGGGGAGATGGCTTGACCGCCCCGGGCCTTGCTGACCCGTGTCCCCGGCATGCGCGAAGTGGAAGGGCCCGGTCCGCGTGTCAGGACGGGTTTCCGGGTTCGGTTCGTACGGGGCACTCCGATCAGAAGGTCCGCGGCTCCTCTCACCATGCTGCTCAACGGCGCCGAGCACTCCGTTGACCCGGTTGCACGAGCGGGGGACTGGGTCGAGCCGATCAGGGGAGGGGCCCGTGGAGTCCAGCGTGTTCCGGATCGTTCAGGGCCGGGACGCTGCTTGTGGCAAGTACGGGCTCTGCGCGGTTCGTATCCCGGTTCCGGGCGGAGAGCCACGGCCAGCAAGGTGATCGATGGGTGACTGGGAGAGTCAGTGGCGTGAGGATTCCCTGCGCCGCCCGGACCGATCCGGCGGACCGGGGGCGTAGAGAGGTAGAGGGATTTCGATCACGCGTACCACGAGTAGAACGAGAGTGCTGACGGCGGCCTGCGCCATGGCTGCCGCCGTCGCGGTCCTGACCACTTTCGCGAACGCGGCGGCAGTCTGACCCGGTCGCGACGCGATCGGTCCCGGTACCGGCTTACAGGTGTACTCCAACGATGAGCACGTTCGCGTCTTCGGGGCGGAACGCGCCCTCGCCGAAGGGGTGCCGCTGCCCGGGCAGACCCAGGAGGACGGCGGTCGCGTCTCCCTCGCCGGACCCGTCCCTACCGTGGCGTCGCGTCAACTACTCCTCCCTCGGCCGGGGCCGCAACGGCACCCCCGCCCGAGAGGGCACCAACGACTTCGGCGCCCGGCACGCCGCCAACAAGCACAACATGCGCAGCAGGAAGGCCTCACCGCCCCCTACAGCGGCCGTGCCGGCCGGGGAAGCGGAAACCCTTGGGAGTACGACGGAGTCATCACCGGCGGAGGAAGCGTCCGCGCGACCATCACCAGCGTTGCCGAACGCGGTGAGCGCGGGCCGGGAGGCGTCCGGACACCCGGTGGACGCCCCATCGGGACCATCACCGTCTTCTGCCGCGGGCAGACGCTGTGCCCTGGCCGGGTGAACCGGATCTGACCGGACGCAGTGCCGGCGGACACTGGAGGAGGGAGCCTTGCGTCATGGAAAATCTCTCCTCCCGCGTTCTGCTGGCGCTGCGCCGGTTCATCGGGGTCCCGCTGTCGGGAACGGCTTGGTACGTCTACGGCGCACATCCCCTCGGGGACCCTGTCTTCAGGGTCCGGCTGAACGGCCCCGGCCATCCGGCCGAGCCCGTCGGCTCCCTCCTGGTCGACCTTCCGTTACCGGCGAGTACCGCGGAGGATCGCGGCTGGTGGTGGTACGTCGGAGCCCTGCGCCGTATCACCCGCCTCCTCTCCGGAACCGAAAGTCCGCTCGCGTACGGCGATGACGGCGTGGCGGTGGTGGACGCCGCCGCCGTCCTGGGGAAGGAGGGTTTCCCGGACGAGCCGGAGGTCACGCTGGAGGACGGAGCGGACTACGTCGTCGGCGATCTGTGCGGCGACGCGCTGTGGCACGGGACCCCCGCGTCCGCCGCGCCAGGCCTGTACCGCATGGTGGGCTTCGACCTGCGTACCTCCGACACTCTGCGCGTCTACCTGTCCCACCAGAACCGGGTGATCGGTGTCGACCTCGCCGTACGGGATGGGGGGACCGGACGGCCGCGCATCGTGGGCTGGTGGGCCTCCGCCAAACTCACGGCCCTTCTCCGCCCCGATGATCCCGCTTCCCCCGCCGTCCACAAGGTCCCCGGCACCGGGGACCCCGTCCGCGAGGCGGTCTACGACCTCACTCGCTGGGCCTGACCCGCCCCATCGCCCCGGTGACTTGGTCACCTGTCACTGCCGACCTCCGTGGCTGCAGTCCGGACCGCGTGTCAGGACGGGTTCACGCGTTCGACCTCGGTGGCCCGGTAGCGGTAGGACTCTGCGCCGGTCCGGAAGAAGGTGACGCGGTCGGCGACGGCCGCGCGGAGCCTGGGATCGGCGGGGGATCTCGTCCCGCTCGGCGAACGGCGGGTTCGTGGCGGCCACGGTGGCCCTCGGTGGCCCAGGACGGGGATCAGGTTTGCCTGCGACAGGCGATGTGGTCGAACCGGCCCCGCTTCGCGTATGCGGTCCACCGTGTGGCGTTGCTGGTGCTCGTGCCGGTGAGGTCGGCGAGGACGGATGCCTGCGGGTCGGAGGCCAGGGCGGGACGGGCGCTGTTGCGGCCGGCGAGGCCTTCGGAGCCGTGGCGCCGGAGCAGCGGGCCAAGGTGTCCGGACCGGGCGGGTCGTGCGGGTTCCCGACCGGGGAAGAGCCGTGGCGTTGTGCTGGCTGTCTGGTTGACGGTCCAGCGCTCCGCGCTTACTTCCCGCTGCCCAAGCAACAGCTGACCACCTCTGGGCGGCAGGCGCGGGCTGTGTCCGTCGGCGCTGGGTTCCACGGCGCCGCCGCTGACGATCACGTCGTGGACGGTGGGTCCGAGAAACCGCGTGCAGGGAAATCCGAGGAGCAGTACCAGGACCCCGGCGGTGCGGACGATGCCGGGGAGGGCCTCTGCCGGGAGGCGGCAGCGCAGTTGTTGAACCCGCTCTTCCTCCTCGGTGAACGCCTTGGGTAGGCGACGCGTGGGGACGGCACGTCCGGATCTGAGGCGGGGCCGCGGCGTCCGGCCCAGGTGATGAAGGGTCCGACGTCCCTCCCTGCGACGCTGTCTTCGTCGAACCACCGGTCGAGGTCGGGCTGAGTGAGCGGATCGAGGCCGGTTCCCCGGTCATCGAGCCACGTCAGCGGTTCGGGCACTCACCTCAGCGTTGACCTCGTTCTGTTCTGCGTGGAGATCCGAGTGGATCTGCGGCGGTTGGCATCCAGTGCGGTTTCGTGATCTGTCTGGCCAGTTGGCCAGTTGACCGTGGTCGGTAGCGGCCGCGGCGGGCTGTCGCTTGGTGTTGTCGCCACCGGGTGGGCCAGTGCAGGAGCCTGGCCGCTGTCACGGCTTGTGGGAGGAGGGTGACGGCGGGCAGGTGGCGGATCTCGGGGACGGTCAACGTGATCGGGTCGCTGTCGCGAGTGGGGTGGTGGGGATCGATGGGCCGGTCGAGGGCCGCGTCGACTGCGAGGGCGGTCGGGAGGGCCGGGGCGAGCGTGGCGAGGGTGACGTGGCGGTGCCAGGAGGTCCAGTTGCGGACCTGGTGGGATCGAGTCCGACCTGGCCCTTGGGCGGCCCGGAGGCACTCCTCAACGCTCCAGCGGACGTCGGCGACCCGGACGAGCCCCGCCAGGGCGACCGCGGCAGGCGGCCAGCACAGGTGGAAGGCCAGTTCACCAGTGGTGTGGTTGCGGCGGATCAGCAGGTGGCGGTGGCTGCCGGTGCCGATGGGGATCCAGGCCCAGTCGCAGTAGCACGGGCCTTTCGCCCCGGCTCCGGCACTCTGCCGCTGCCAGGCGCTGGTGGGCAGGCGTTCGGCGACGGTGTCCGCCCGGACGAGGGCGCGGACGTGGTTGATCCGCACCCGGGCACAGTAGGCGACGGCCAGCACGTAACCGGTGCCGCGTGCCTCCAGGGCGGCACGGAGCCGCGGGTCCTGTCCGCGGGCTTCGCCGCCGGGCACCCACGGTGCCGCTACCCCGGCCTCCAGCGCGGCGGCGATCATCTCCCGGGCCAGGCGGGGTTCGGTCTGGAACTGCACCCCCTCGGGTGTCCCGGCGGCGTGGCGGCGCCCTGGATCAGAGCACCGGGGTTGTTCGGGCAGGTGGAGCCGGCGGTCGGTCAAGACCCGTCCCCGGCCGGTGACGTAGGCGGGTCGACCCCACCGAACCGGCCCGCCATCCGGGCCACGACCTGGTCGAACATCTCCCGCCAGCGGGCAGGGTCCCCGCTGCGGCCACCGCACGATCGTCATGAGTCCACGCAACCCTGGACGATCACGCGGTGGCCGTCCCAGTTCTCACGCGGGTCCGGCCCAAGATCGCGAAGCCGCGCTGGAGCATCAGACGCCTGGTCACAGCGTTGGACCTAGCGGCGGGCCGCTGGACCGTGTCTCTCCGATCAGTTAGCTCGTTGCTCTGGTCATGCTCAGCAGGAGGCATCCGACTGACGGCGAGTGGGCCGTGCTGGGGCCACTGTTGCCGGTGAGTGACGACCGGTGCGGCCGGTGGCGGGACCACCGCCAGGTGATCGACGGGATCACTCATCGGCTCAGCGCCGGCGCGAGCCACCTGAACGCTTCGACCCCTGGAAGGGGGTCCATAAGCGGCACGCGCCGTGGTCGGCGGACGGCGCCTGGGAGGTGCGCCAGCACGTCCAAGCCCAGGTCGATGCGGAGGGCGGCGTCGACTGGGAGGTGAATGTCGACTCGGCCTCGGTGCGGGCCCACCAGCGTGCCGCCGGAGCACCCAAGAGCCCACCGTCCGCCCCGCTGGCTCTTCGAAAGAGGCACCACGGAGATCAGTTCGCCTTCGCGCGCGCATCGCTCTGCGGCTCCTGCTGGAGGAGGCGGTGCTGCAGGCGGGGGCCTCGGCCGCTCCCGGGGCGGACCGACCACGAGGATCCATGTTGCTGCGGAGGGTCGCTGCCGCCCGTCGTCCCTGCTGATCGCGCCCGGGCAGCGGGTGGACTGAGGTTGGGCATGACATGTCCTGAAGTCGATTGCGGGCCGGCGGCGATCGGACTTAAGGTCGACACCGTCCATTGACCCCTCCTCCCAAATGCGTGAACTCGGCCGGTGTAACGGTCAATTGACAGCTCACAGGTATCAACATACCGTTCTCGTAACACATTCTCGGTACGTGATCGGTAAGACGTCGTTGCTCGGATACCAGTTGCCTTTCGTGTGTTCGGCGCCCCACACCATGCCGGATCGACGTCAGCCTCTGGTTGTCAGGAAAAGATTTCCATGCCCGGAGTGTTAGCTCAATGCATGATTCGTTCGCGGGTCGACGGGGGAAGCGTCGAACCTACACCTCGTGGCGGGAGACCTCGTTCGCCGGCGATGGTCTCTCTATTCCCTGAGCACGGACGGTCGCGGCGTCCGATGGCGTCTTGCGCAGAACGGGCGAGGCGCTCCGCCGGTCTGCGATCCCACGGCTCGGGCGGACTTTCCGACTGCGCCCGGTATCGGTACCGGGCCGCCGTTCACCTCGGGTACCCAGCGGGTATTCCGGTCCGTCACCGTGTGCGGTGAACGGTCCGCCTCACACCCCCGAATCCCCGTTATGTTTTTCGCGGTCCTGCAAGAGGGCCGCTGGCCTCCGGGCCCGGCATGACTGTGTCCCCCTGTCGAACGAATGACCTGGGGGGTGGTGTCACCGGGTCCGGGAGGTGTTCGTCGGAGACGCTGATCAGAGGTCCGGCCACCGTCCGGTCCGGCGCAACGCCGGACAGTTCACGGGCGGCAGGTCTGCATAACGTGGATGCGCGAGCACGACACCCGAGCCGAGGCCGGCACCGCCAACACCTGCGAGAGGGCACGATGTTCGAGATCGAAGGCGTGGGCGTGTTCCTGGGCCTGGACGTCGGCAAGACCGCCCACCACGGGCACGGACTCACCCCGGCCGGGAAGAAGGTCTTCGACAAGCCCCTGCCCAACAGCGAACCGAAGCTACGGGCCGTGTTCGACAAACTCACCGCGAAGTTCGGCACCGTCCTGGTGATCGTTGACCAGCCCGCTTCCATCGGAGCCCTGCCCCTGACCGTCGCCCGCGACGCGGGCTGCCAAGTCGCCTACCTGCCCGGACTCGCGATGCGCCGGATCGCCGACCTCTACCCGGGCGAGGCGAAGACCGACGCCAAGGACGCCGCGGTGATCGCGGACGCGGCCCGCACCATGCCGCACACCCTGCGCTCGCTGGAGCTGACCGACGAGATCACCGCCGAACTCACCGTGCTCGTAGGCTTCGACCAGGACCTCGCGGCCGAGGCCACCCGCACCTCCAACCGCATACGCGGCCTGCTCACCCAGTTCCACCCATCGCTGGAGCGGGTCCTGGGCCCCCGCCTCGACCACCAGGCCGTCACCTGGCTCCTGGAGCGCTACGGCTCCCCGTCCGCCCTGCGCAAAGCCGGCCGCCGCAGACTCGTCGAGCTGATCCGCCCGAAAGCCCCCCGCATGGCCACCCGGCTGATCGACGACGTCTTCGACGCACTCGACGAACAGACCGTCGTCGTCCCCGGCACCGGCACCCTCGACATCGTCATCCCCTCCCTGGCCGCCTCGCTCGCCGCCGTCCACACCCAGCGCCGGACCATGGAAGCCCAGATCAACACCCTGCTGGAGGCTCACCCTCTTTCCCCGGTCCTGACGTCGATGCCCGGCGTCGGCGTCAGGACCGCCGCCGTCCTGCTGGTCACCGTCGGCGACGGCACCAGCTTCCCCACCGCCGCCCACCTCGCCTCCTACGCCGGCCTCGCCCCCACCACGAAGCAGTCGGGCACCTCCATCCACGGTGAACACGCACCCCGAGGCGGAAACCGGCAGCTCAAACGGGCGATGTTCCTGTCCGCCTTCGCCTGCATGAACGCCGACCCCGCCTCCCGCACCTACTACGACCGCCAGCGAGCACGCGGCAAAACCCACACCCAGGCCCTCCTCCGCCTCGCCCGGCAACGCATCAGCGTCCTGTTCGCCATGCTCCGCGACGGCACCTTCTACGAACCCCGGACACCAAAGGCCGTCGAACTCGCCGCATAACCCCAGCAACACCGAACCACCCCAAACCGAACCCAGGCGCCTTGACGAAAGACATAGAGGCACCCCCCGGAACCCGGGCCTTTCACCATTCCTCCCGGCCGCTCGGCCCGGTTCGGTCTCCTCTTCCGTTGCCCTTGTCTCGTCACCCTGCACCGATGTGACGGAACACCCTGCACCCGGAGCAGGTGTGCGTTGTTGTCCGCATGCCCCAGGAAGCCCTCCGCGGTGTTCTCCGTGTGACTCCCGAGTGAAATTCTGCTGCCCCTGCCTTCGTGCGTTCGGTCCGGCGACAGATGGACGAACGACAAGATGCCGAATGGAGCAAAGCAAGTGCTGCTCGTCCAGAAGTACGGTGGGTCCTCCCTCCAGGATGCCGACCGCATAAGAAAGGTCGCCGAGCGAATACTGAAGACGCAGAGAAGTGGGCACGATGTCGTCGTGGTCTGCTCGGCCATGGGCGACACCAGTGATGACCTGATCGATCTGGCGGAGAAGGTGAGCAGCAAACCGCCGGCCCGCGAGATGGACATGCTGCTCTCCTCCGGAGAACGCGTCTCCAACGCGCTGATGGCCATGGCCATCCATGAACTGGGAGGCACCGCTCACTCCCTTTCCGGGACGCAGGCCGGGGTGTTCACCGATGCCGCCCACGGTCGGGCCCGGATCGTCGACGTGGTACCCGACCGGGTCCGCCGGGTGCTGGATCAGGGGGCGATCGCCCTGGTCGCGGGGTTCCAGGGGATCAGCAGGGACACCCATGACACGACGACCCTGGGGCGTGGCGGTTCGGATGTGACGGCGGTCGCGCTGGCCGCGGCGCTCAAAGCCGACACCTGCGAGATCTACACGGACGTCGACGGCGTGTTCTCCGCCGACCCTCGCATCGTCGACAGTGCGAGACTCCTGAAGACCATCAGCTACGCGGAGATGCTGGAAATGTCAGCCACCGGAGCGAAGGTACTCATGTCACGCTGCGTGGAGTACGCCCGCCGACATGATGTGGACATCTGCGTTCGCTCCTCCTTTACAGACCATCCAGGAACGCTCGTTTCAAATTCGGTGGAGGAAGCTGCAGTGGAAGGTTCTTGCGTCTCCGGCGTGAC from Streptomyces sp. MRC013 includes the following:
- a CDS encoding transposase — protein: MTIVRWPQRGPCPLAGDVRPGRGPDGGPVRWGRPAYVTGRGRVLTDRRLHLPEQPRCSDPGRRHAAGTPEGVQFQTEPRLAREMIAAALEAGVAAPWVPGGEARGQDPRLRAALEARGTGYVLAVAYCARVRINHVRALVRADTVAERLPTSAWQRQSAGAGAKGPCYCDWAWIPIGTGSHRHLLIRRNHTTGELAFHLCWPPAAVALAGLVRVADVRWSVEECLRAAQGPGRTRSHQVRNWTSWHRHVTLATLAPALPTALAVDAALDRPIDPHHPTRDSDPITLTVPEIRHLPAVTLLPQAVTAARLLHWPTRWRQHQATARRGRYRPRSTGQLARQITKPHWMPTAADPLGSPRRTERGQR
- a CDS encoding TauD/TfdA family dioxygenase, whose product is MPCEREREARALLSRDGAVVLTGYENTADALAAAAARTLGSRLRELYPHRVRTSREGAPVHLHADGLDLVVDVGGVPGRRRHPDEDHVLIQCVRPAPSGGDSFAADAYGFVDGLASTDPALLDFLTGTDVDLYGEWAGLRGLPAAPRVARHVEYTRTGRRIARRTDGAAPLHRDPDADRVRAMLARFEESVHALEPALPRFGLAEGDILVLDNYRCWHGRDAHTGERTVRILTLRTADAR
- a CDS encoding aspartate kinase encodes the protein MLLVQKYGGSSLQDADRIRKVAERILKTQRSGHDVVVVCSAMGDTSDDLIDLAEKVSSKPPAREMDMLLSSGERVSNALMAMAIHELGGTAHSLSGTQAGVFTDAAHGRARIVDVVPDRVRRVLDQGAIALVAGFQGISRDTHDTTTLGRGGSDVTAVALAAALKADTCEIYTDVDGVFSADPRIVDSARLLKTISYAEMLEMSATGAKVLMSRCVEYARRHDVDICVRSSFTDHPGTLVSNSVEEAAVEGSCVSGVTHTRSICKITLEDVPADPSAVAQIFELMAAAGISLDMLQNIGASPRSTLAFTVPGEDGRRTLELLEEHRAHIGYGPVRCDGGVGQVSLVGAGIRSEPGVVATLCRTLAGIGIGVDLMSVSEIRVSALCPTDQLDEAVRTLHRSFGLDSSVPAVVYAGTGR
- a CDS encoding ROK family glucokinase; this translates as MSTHRDTRRAAERGPLPRAVGSRGRRSHPAAPRVPTVGIDIGGTKVLAGVVDADGSVLEKIRVETPDKSKSPGVVEDTIVELVLDLSDRHDVHAVGIGAAGWVDADRSRILFAPHLAWRNEPLRDSLQARLPVPVVIDNDANAAAWAEWRFGAGRGENHLVMITLGTGIGGGVLEDGRLKRGEYGVAGEFGHMRVVPGGHRCPCGNRGCWEQYSSGNALVREARELAAADSPVAHALIERVRGDIPDITGPLVTELAREGDAMCVELLQDVGQWLGIGLASLAAALDPSCFVVGGGVSAADDLLIDPARDAFRRHLTGRGYRPEARIVKAELGPEAGMVGAADLARLVARRFRRANRRRVERYERYERYARALRAGGARGPGNTTEEPGA
- a CDS encoding IS110 family transposase; its protein translation is MFEIEGVGVFLGLDVGKTAHHGHGLTPAGKKVFDKPLPNSEPKLRAVFDKLTAKFGTVLVIVDQPASIGALPLTVARDAGCQVAYLPGLAMRRIADLYPGEAKTDAKDAAVIADAARTMPHTLRSLELTDEITAELTVLVGFDQDLAAEATRTSNRIRGLLTQFHPSLERVLGPRLDHQAVTWLLERYGSPSALRKAGRRRLVELIRPKAPRMATRLIDDVFDALDEQTVVVPGTGTLDIVIPSLAASLAAVHTQRRTMEAQINTLLEAHPLSPVLTSMPGVGVRTAAVLLVTVGDGTSFPTAAHLASYAGLAPTTKQSGTSIHGEHAPRGGNRQLKRAMFLSAFACMNADPASRTYYDRQRARGKTHTQALLRLARQRISVLFAMLRDGTFYEPRTPKAVELAA